From Planococcus halocryophilus, the proteins below share one genomic window:
- the dnaE gene encoding DNA polymerase III subunit alpha: MSMVYPHISTSADLLKSTVRLDELFPFLKEQGATSVAIVNTKLYGILPFWEACRRADIHGVIGLSVFIEYEEQHFPVVLYAQTNKGYDNLLKISSALSTRDKEAIPEQWLKAYREGLICIIPNKAEWLMTDRSLVVEYIKNLFGKAAFGSVERPGGVVSPYESAFIELCEKIEIPIIASHEIRYMHQQDAFAYEVASAIGQGVKMNDPERQKPEHTNAYVPSQQEFLSWFEDRNEWIQQTADVLKSCGVTIPMNRQLLPVYPLSEQMDKATYIAQLCKVGLEERVPDFSKKYQERLNYELSIIAKMGFIDYFLIVADFMKYAKDQDIMTGPGRGSSASSLVAYSLKITDVDPIEHGLLFERFLNPERITLPDIDIDFADHRRHEVVEYVAQKYGAVRTAQIITFGTLSAKAVARDTARVFGFEAEELEAISKLISNRPGTTLRSALKESTKFNDWIIEREERKSWFKTALKLEGLPRHASTHAAGVILSPTPLVNHVPIEKGHEGIYLTQWPMQELEAIGLLKMDFLGLRNLTILEQIRSLIYWDTKKRFHYSSIPLEDAKTFKLLATGDTTGVFQLESDGMRHALQQIQPTAFGDIVAVNALYRPGPMEFIPLYARRKHGQETVKYVHPILEPILRETYGVIVYQEQIMHIAAKMAGFSLGEADLLRRAVSKKKREILDEEREHFVQGAKAKGFTEAEAAEVYDLIVRFADYGFPKSHAVAYSMISYQLSYMKAHYPVYFYTSLLTNSAGNAEKTKQLMQEIKEKKIPLLPPSVQKSRHTFSVEDGQIRFGLNAVKGVPGSTIKALLTAREEGPFKSLFNIAERISALHFNRKSFEPLIKAGALDEFGHDRGVVLASLDSAIKHAELVKPNDEPGLFDDMGASFMKPKYTKASEMPESLKLEFEKEVLGFYLSKHPIEREKENRQKSYDALKSLKSKRDRELVKVLGVIEDIKRIRTKKGDAMAFLTLMDETGPASVTLFPVEYAKFNLLLEPHATLEIQGLVENRNHKTAIICKNIET, from the coding sequence ATGTCAATGGTTTATCCGCATATAAGCACATCGGCTGATTTGCTGAAGAGCACGGTGCGCCTTGACGAACTTTTCCCGTTTTTAAAGGAACAAGGAGCTACTTCAGTCGCAATCGTCAATACAAAATTATATGGCATTCTTCCGTTTTGGGAGGCATGCCGCCGCGCCGACATCCATGGGGTGATCGGCCTTTCGGTTTTTATCGAGTATGAAGAGCAGCATTTTCCGGTTGTGTTATATGCTCAAACAAACAAAGGGTATGACAATTTGTTGAAAATTTCGAGCGCATTATCTACTCGAGATAAAGAAGCAATTCCTGAGCAATGGCTAAAAGCGTATAGAGAAGGTTTAATATGTATAATTCCAAACAAAGCAGAATGGCTCATGACCGATCGCAGTTTAGTTGTAGAGTACATAAAGAATTTATTTGGCAAAGCAGCGTTTGGCAGCGTTGAACGTCCGGGCGGCGTAGTGTCTCCATACGAATCCGCATTTATTGAGCTTTGTGAAAAAATCGAAATTCCAATCATTGCTTCACATGAAATCCGCTATATGCATCAACAAGATGCTTTTGCTTATGAAGTTGCATCGGCGATTGGTCAAGGTGTCAAAATGAATGATCCAGAAAGACAGAAACCGGAACATACGAATGCTTACGTTCCGAGTCAACAAGAGTTTTTGTCTTGGTTTGAAGATCGAAACGAATGGATTCAACAAACCGCAGACGTGTTAAAAAGCTGTGGAGTAACTATACCAATGAATCGGCAGTTGTTACCGGTCTATCCGTTATCAGAACAAATGGATAAAGCAACTTATATTGCGCAATTATGTAAAGTGGGACTTGAAGAACGAGTACCAGACTTTTCAAAAAAATATCAAGAGCGGCTAAATTACGAATTATCGATTATCGCGAAAATGGGTTTTATCGATTATTTCTTAATTGTTGCGGATTTTATGAAATACGCCAAAGATCAAGACATCATGACAGGCCCTGGACGGGGATCGTCAGCGAGTTCGCTTGTTGCTTATTCATTGAAAATTACAGATGTCGATCCTATCGAACATGGTTTGCTGTTTGAGCGTTTCTTGAATCCAGAGCGTATTACGCTGCCGGATATCGATATCGATTTTGCTGATCATAGACGCCATGAAGTAGTAGAGTATGTGGCACAAAAATACGGAGCTGTTCGAACCGCACAAATCATAACATTTGGAACATTATCTGCAAAAGCAGTTGCACGAGATACTGCGCGTGTATTTGGTTTTGAAGCAGAAGAACTTGAAGCTATTTCAAAACTAATTTCAAATCGTCCCGGCACAACTTTGCGTTCAGCTTTAAAAGAGTCTACAAAGTTTAATGACTGGATCATCGAACGTGAGGAACGCAAATCTTGGTTTAAGACCGCGTTAAAATTAGAAGGTTTACCACGACACGCTTCTACCCACGCAGCAGGTGTAATTTTAAGTCCAACCCCACTAGTCAATCATGTGCCAATTGAAAAAGGACATGAAGGCATTTATTTGACACAATGGCCAATGCAGGAACTCGAAGCGATTGGCTTATTGAAGATGGATTTTCTGGGACTTCGCAATTTAACAATTTTAGAACAAATTCGCAGTTTGATTTATTGGGATACGAAAAAGAGGTTCCACTACAGCAGCATTCCGCTAGAAGATGCAAAAACCTTTAAATTACTGGCAACAGGAGACACAACTGGTGTTTTTCAGCTGGAATCCGATGGCATGCGTCATGCGCTTCAACAAATCCAGCCGACAGCATTTGGCGATATTGTTGCAGTTAACGCGTTATACCGACCAGGTCCAATGGAATTTATCCCTTTGTATGCAAGACGAAAACACGGTCAAGAAACGGTGAAATACGTTCATCCGATTTTAGAACCGATTTTACGTGAAACTTACGGTGTTATTGTTTATCAAGAGCAAATTATGCATATTGCCGCGAAAATGGCAGGATTTTCTCTTGGTGAAGCTGACTTATTACGTCGCGCTGTCAGCAAGAAAAAACGTGAAATTTTGGATGAAGAACGCGAACATTTTGTGCAAGGTGCGAAAGCAAAAGGGTTTACTGAAGCAGAAGCAGCCGAAGTTTATGATTTAATCGTTCGTTTTGCCGATTATGGATTTCCGAAAAGTCATGCGGTAGCTTATAGCATGATTTCCTACCAATTGAGTTATATGAAAGCCCATTATCCCGTTTATTTTTATACAAGTTTATTGACAAATAGTGCTGGTAATGCCGAAAAAACAAAGCAATTGATGCAGGAAATCAAGGAAAAGAAAATTCCTTTACTTCCTCCATCTGTGCAAAAAAGTCGTCACACGTTTTCAGTAGAAGACGGTCAAATTCGATTCGGATTAAATGCCGTGAAAGGTGTTCCGGGTTCAACCATCAAAGCTTTGCTTACCGCTCGTGAAGAAGGTCCATTTAAAAGTTTGTTTAATATTGCTGAACGAATATCGGCTTTGCATTTTAACCGGAAATCGTTTGAACCTCTTATAAAAGCAGGTGCTCTTGATGAATTTGGGCATGATCGTGGTGTTGTTTTGGCATCATTAGATAGCGCCATTAAACACGCTGAGCTGGTAAAACCAAATGACGAGCCAGGCTTGTTTGATGACATGGGAGCGAGCTTTATGAAACCCAAATATACAAAAGCTTCAGAGATGCCCGAAAGTTTGAAGCTTGAATTTGAAAAAGAAGTGCTGGGTTTTTATTTGTCTAAACATCCGATTGAACGAGAAAAAGAAAATCGACAAAAATCATATGATGCACTTAAATCATTAAAGTCGAAACGTGATAGAGAACTGGTAAAGGTATTAGGGGTGATAGAGGATATAAAACGAATTCGTACAAAAAAAGGAGATGCTATGGCATTTCTAACCTTAATGGATGAAACAGGTCCAGCTTCTGTTACGTTGTTTCCGGTGGAATACGCAAAATTCAACTTACTTTTGGAACCTCATGCGACACTTGAAATTCAAGGATTAGTTGAAAATCGAAATCACAAAACCGCAATTATTTGCAAAAATATAGAAACCTGA